The window GAATGAACCCAGGAAACATGCACTTGTGCATCAGCATAAGCGTTGCCCTCAGACAGGACcccggggaggggaaggtggcTACGAATATGTGCAATAAAAAACGGGTGAGACCGGGTTGGGTATTCGTAGCGAGGGAAGGATCGGAGTGGAATAGGCAGCCTGAAGCTTATGGCCCAAATATTGGAACGGCTCATGGAGTTGGACCTTTTCCGGGGCAATTTGCAGTCCATAAATCCTAAGGGAGGAGGTTAGCTGGTTAAGCCCATCTTGTGGGAGGACTGGGGCAGCAACCAAAATGTCATCCATATAATGGTAAAcaaggagagaggggaaaaattgTCGAAAAGAAGACAGAGCAGTATCCACATAGTGTTGGCACAGGGTGGGGCTATTAAGCATGCCCTGGGGAAGAACGGTCCATTGATAGCAATGAGTTGGTCGAGAATTATTAAGAGTGGGGACAGTAAAGGCAAAGTACCTTTTGTCTTGCTCCTGAAGAGGGATTGAAAAAAAACAATCCTTTAAGTCAAGCACGGCCAATTGGAAGCCTTGTGGGATAAGATTGGGATTTGGGGCACCACATTGTAGGGGGCCCATGGGTTCTAGGATTTTATTAATAGCTCGCAAATCATGTAATAGCCGCCATTTTcctgatttcttttttattacaaaaacaGGAGTATTATAGGGACTGGTGGTGGGTTCAAGGTGTCGGGCTTCGCACTGTTCCTGAACTAAGGCGGAGAGTGCGGTCAGCTTTTCGGCGGGTAGGGGCCATTGCTCCACCCAAACAGGGGAGTGTGTTTTCCAGGTGAGGGCTAGTGCAGTGGGAGTGGTTGCCATGTAAAAACAAACTAAATTAATTTAACTAAAGGGTTGAAAAAATTCACGATATAGGTGGTCCAGCTGCTCCCAGTTGGGATTTAGGGCAGTTAAGGCTAGGCACCAGTTACGGTCCTCGCTATATTCAGCCTCATAAAACGCCGCAGGCGGGTGGCTAGAGTTGGTGGTTACAAAATATACTTCAAAACAGCCTCCTATTTGTCGAATGCAGAGAAATGGGCGTAAGACCGCAAGGCAGGAGGTAAGTGAAAGGGAGCGCCAGACAAACAACCGGATACGATGATTGGGGTGGCATATTAGTCTATAGGCACATTGTGCTCCCGGGTTGGAGTCAGAACAGTGGACCCCTTCGTTAAGGAGGGGGGTAACAAAGGCCGCATAAATATCAGACTCAGTCCAGCTTTCGCTATAGTAGTGGTTATGATATGGGTGCATGAGTTCAGGGTAAAACAAGCGTAGCCCCTAGTTGAGAAAGGAGATCCCGGCCCCACAAATTAAATTCTATGGGAAGAATGCATGGTTTAATTTGGGCCACTGTTTGCTGCGTTGTAGGGTCTACCACTGGTAGCCAGTTGCTACTTCGTCTAGAGGCTTGGCTGCCCCCGACACCCCATACCGAGGGGGCCACCTCGGAGGGCCAGGAGGGGTCCCACTCCTTGCCTGCGATCACGGAGACGTCAGCCCCGGTGTCTAAGAGCCCCGTCAAGGCCTTACCGTGAATTTGATAAAGGTATGTAGGCTTACGGACATGTATTTGCTGAATCACGGCAGCGACTTGAGGATGATAAGTCGCGGTATCGAACGCCACTTCACCGTTAGTCCGGAGATGCGGGGGCTCGGCACACGTGGAACCAAATCCCCCTTTTCGTTCCTGTTGGGACACTGCAGGACAATAATAAGGGAGCAACAACAGTTGGGACCAGGATTCCCCTTTTTTAAGGGACAGCGGAAGCTGCCCCCAATATTGGGCATAGATGGTGCCGCTATAATCAGCGTCAATTACCCCTGGGGCAGTCATAATGCCTTTATAAtgggcagaggagcaggggagcacGAGCCCCAccgttctgggagggagggggccccGAAGCTGAGTGGGCATCAGGAGTACTTCTCCGGGGAGCTGAGAGCTCATGTCTTGTGCATTTTCCAAATCGATGCCTGCActgccagaggtggcaggagggggGAAGCCGCCCCCTCCCTCGGTTAGACCGGGGCCCGAGGGGGGCCCGACTGGGAGTTTCCCGAGGGGGCAGAGCGGCACTGATTAGCCCAGTGGAAGCCTTTGTTACACTTGGGACATTTTTTATTTGGGCGCCCTCCACCTTCTCCTTCCGGTGGTCGCCCTCGGTCTCTGCTGGCCCCTCCTCCTGGCGCCCGGCACTCGCGGCGGAAATGACCCGGCTTATTACAATTGAAGCAATTACCTAGAGGCTTGCTGCCGGCGTGTAAGGCGCCGGCAAGTAACGCCATGGTGTGGGTTTGTGTCCCCACTTCGGCGCAAGCCTGAATCATGTCCGCCAGAGAGTACTGTGCGCGATGAATGACTGTCTGAAGGATGCGGCGGCAATCAGCATTGGCTTGTTCAGCCGCCAGTCGGCGGAGTAGTTCCTCTTGGGCTTCTGGGTTGTCGATTTGCCGGGCAATGGCTTCTTTTAACCGATCCACAAATTGATGGAAAGGCTCAGAGGAGCCCTGTCTAATGCTAGTAAAGGATGACAAGGGTTTACTCGTGATGGGAACCCGGCGAAACGCCCGCATGACGGAGAGTGCAGTGCGTTTAAAGGACGCTGCCGGGAGTTGCAGTTGTGCCGTCACCTCCGCGAATGCACCCGACCCATATATCTGGTCGGGAATGTTATCCGCAGAGGAGATGGCCAATGCCGCAGCCCGGAACTCGCTGTCCCATACAACATATTGGGCAGGGGATAAAATCATTCGGAACAGATGTTTCCAGTCCGTTGGCAACATAACATAAGTATTGCCTAATCCTTCGATAAGACCCTCCACATAAGTAGATCGGAGGCCAGATTGGCGGACCCCTTTATTTAGCTCACTAATGATCGCATACTGGAATGGGTGATGGGTGGCGGTTGCCTCCCCCTGAGCGTTTGTGCTAAAAGTGACCGGGTAAAGGGCTGGGAGTTCGCCCTCCCACTCCTCCAACAAGGGAGAAGCGCCTGCCGCCATCGCCTGCTGGAGGGCTGCTTGCACCGCGCTCTGAACCGGCGAGGGCGGGAGGGGTGGGGACGGCAGCGAGGAGTCGGGGGGGGTGAGGCCGGGGGCCGTCGCCACGGGCGCAGAACAAGGGGTGTCTGCCTCCGTGGCATAGGAAggaggtggagtaggggtgggagaggcaagcgGGGGCGCCTTCTTCCGCAAACGCCCGATTGCCTCTGCACAATGTTGCCACAGCAAGATGTGTTGGATGGGCGCTCGTGGCTCCCTTAGGAGCCGTTCGCCCACGCTCTGCCAGTCAGAAACCTCGAGAGACCCTCTCTCGGGGTACCAAGGGCATTTAACCTCTATCACGTGGAGCAATTCCTCCACTTGTCGCTGCGATGCTGTCGTACGACCGGTTACCTTGAGTAAATGAACCAGCTCTTTCACATGAGCCTTCTGCTGCACGGATAAATTCCCCCCCATACTCACGAGGGAGTGCGAAGACGCACTGCGGTGCACCATGGCTCGGCCAGCCGGTGGGTACGGAGGGCTGGcacgtcggggtcaccagatgcgggaaggaaccagacacagacagcttgtttgctcaggaaggcgccccgtcgtcacgcgtggcagcccttttattagcTTCAGTTACAGCATTAGCATGATCAACAACTCTGTTTATTATTTTCCTATTGGTGGCCTTGGGactctcccttttcttttctcccatgCAAAGAGCAGAAGCGCAGTGCGTGTTGTACTTTTCCATCTTACGGGGATGTGCTGTACTTTCCCATCTTGTGATTAGATAAAGGGTTTGTAGGGAACAATCATCTGGTGGCTTGCCAGCCAGGACCGATCCCTACATGAACGTGCAGACAGTCTAAaaccctattaatttcattgggccaTCAGGGCTAAAATCCTTGGTGACATTTCAGTGTTAACATTAACCATGTCAGTGCTGATCAGTTTAGCAGGTGCAATGGGGAAGAGGTTAGGAGCATGGCCCACAGGTAGGTGGCAATTGCAAGCTTCTTCAGAGAAGGAAATGCAGTGAAAAGAACAGAGAAGATAGAAGTTAGAAGAGGAACAGATAATGGAAGAAGGAATGAAGAGAAGAGATAACAGTGACCTTACAGGGCAGCATATTTCCCACAGTGTTGATCTCTCTGTGAACCTCTGTGCTGGAGCATATGTACTCCTAAATTTATACCCTGACCCATAATTTAACATGGAATTTGACCCCTTTGCAACCAATGAGTTTGACACTTCTGGGCTAGAGCAGTTATGAGAATGAAACAGCTACTGTCTCCTCAAACAGGCTGGGTTCTTATAAGTCTAAAGATGAgctacacagaaaacaaagacataaTGATTTTATGACTATATACAATACATCTTCCCTTACCCCTCGGTGAGTACCAGATCTCCCTGCCACTTGTCTCTGTGCTGCTCTCTGCCTGCCAGTCTGCCCAGTCTCAGCgaaaccttcctccctcctcctgatgccCCGGCTGAAGGAGCAGTCAGAACTGAGCACTAGATAGAGGCTAGTCATCACAAGAACATAGGCTAGGGAAGCAGTAtgatctagtggctagagcattacatgaggactcaggagatctgcttTCTATTCACAGCTTTgccactagaccaggggtcggcaacttctggcacgcggctcaccagggtaagcaccttggtgggccgggccagtttgtttacctgctgcgtcatcaggttcagccaatcatggctcccactgcccgcggtttgccactccagaccaatggggatggtgggaagccatggccagcacatccctctcccgcgccacttcccgccactcccattggcctgggacagtgaaccgtggccTTTAGGAATCGCGGtctgccgaacctgccgatgcagcaggtaaacaaactggcctggcccgccagggtgcttgccttggcaagccacatgcccgaggttgctgatccctgcactaGACTGTTAAATGAGCTTGGGCAAATCATTGTGctctgcgcctcagtttccccatcagtaaaatagggataatattgACTTTCTTTGAAAGCATTTTGAGATATACAGTGTAAGTATTATTATAAGGTGGCAGATTGGGTCAGGATTAACTCTTTCCAAGTATCCCAAAACCCCACTCTTTTTTCCCTCAATGCATAACCACTTGGAATATGTCTTGTCCTAAGAGTTAAAGCTATTACACTTGAAACCTGGGATTACAGTGTCTCAGGAGAAAGTAAGAGTAGCAGCTTTAGTTCAAGCACTGAGGCCATGGCAGAGAAAGAATCAGCCAGATGACCTCTCTTTGGTTGCATCTATGCTAGAAAATTGAGTAAATCAGACTGTGCTACCATAAACGGCTGTAAACAGCGAACCTGTTTCAAGCACACTAACGCCCTGTGTACATTACCAGCAATTAAGTCTTGCAGTAGCACTCCATGTTGGTTACTTATCCTACAGTTGGTGGCATAGTTACACAGCAGCCACCAGGGTGTTGTCTAATCAGGTACACTTTATTAATACACTAGCAAATTCAAAACACACATCAGGGAGCTCAAACCCCAGCAGCAAAGAACAGTTGTTTAGTTAAACACAACAGTATAAATTCTAGGTAACCTGACTAGTCTCACACACAAACATATTAAACAAGCAGATATTTATATCATGATGGAGACAACATTTGTGAAAGTTACTGTTgagggccctgatccagcaagctGAATCATTTGGGTAAAACCCCATACCCACACTGAGCCCTATTAATGTCAGGGAGATTCCATGCAACTGCAGAAttcctttgcagaatcagggcctaaattagTTGCCTTGAAAGATCACAACATGTTTCCTAGAAGCTTTACTCAGCTTCAGTTCTAAACAAAATGCAACTTTTACTTTTTGTTAGTTTTCACTTTATGCAATAACCATTTTTCAGGGTACTAGACTCAGTCTGACTATATTCCTCTTTGCAATCATATGCTGTACAACTGTGTGCTAGAGTTTTTTGCTGAGACCAGCAAACTCAATTTCACAAAAGTCAAGTGTCTGTGACTATTAGTCCTGAGATTGCTCTTCAAACTTTATGCCATTGCTACGAATGGTTACAATTAAGTTTTAACTTCAAAAGGTTTCAACAGCAATAAGGATAAAGAAAACCTAGCTCACCACTATGGAAAAATTACAGCAGGGGCAAGCAAATTACTGTCCAGGGGccgcatctggcccttcagacgatttaatccagccctcaagctccagCTGAGGAGTGGGATCTgtggcttgccccactccagctgaggagcagggttgggggcttgccccactccatgcATCCCGGGGCTCTGCATGGattctggaagcagcagcatgtccccttccCTCCGCCTCCTACACATAGGGtcagccaggggactctgcacattgcccctgcagctcccattggctggcaactgcagccaatgggagctgcaggggcagcatctgtggacagggcagcacacagagcctcctggctccgcctccatgtaggagccagatgggggacatgctgctgtttccaggagctgcttgaggtaaatgctgcctggagcctgcacccctaccccaccctgatccccctcctaccCTTTAAacctctcagtcccagcccagagcaccatcctgcacccctccccccaaattgtctgagcattcatggcccgccagtCAATTTCCATACTCAAATGTGGCCCTTGGGttaaaaagtttgctcacccctggctTACAAGGAGCTCAAACCCCAGCAACACAATGCATGCATGTTTCCTTCTCCCCAGAGATATGCTGCTGATCTGGGAGCAAAGTCCCAAATTTAAAGAGATGAGGTGGAAATGCACAGCTCTAGCATTTCAGTCAGCATTGTGTAAGAGATACATTTAAAGAAAAGGCTCAGAACACATAAAATATGATATACCTTGTCACACTCCTCATGACAACATTTAAAACAATTACAGTGATTAACTACTGCTATACTGCATGTGTAATTTTAGAATGCTTCCTCCCTCCAATAGCTGGGTTTGCagtgggtggagtttgggggaagggagaatcTGAAAGAAAGTATCCTTCTAGGGGGTGGAATCACCTGTGGCTGGCTTCAAGGGaagcagccactgttggaagagggGGGTTTCTGCATTAAAGTATGTTGGATTTTTGTACAGTGTGGTCTTGCCTCATTGCTTTGGAAACCCCTGTACTAGAATATGTTGCACAGATACAGCATCGTGCTATGTTTATATGTAATAATAGATCATATTCATTTTGTTTATAATTCTTTGGTGGCTGGTCCCAATGGTTTGGTCTAATGGTTGCTTTTTGCCCTGCTTGACCTTCTGAGCACGTGCACCTGGAGGAAACACCCTCACACTATTCTTTGTGGCAAGTTAGCGGACAATATGCAGGCTATTCCTTCTCCTCCTGACCGACTATGGGCCTGGTGCCCAGGAGTATACCATGATGAGCAGGGCCAGGTGTGGGTGGCTGTGCTCAGGAAAGTAAGTCAGTTGCTCTGCCATGCAGATCTTCCTTTGTTTTGCCCTGGATATTTTGTGTGTTTCATGGGTTCATGTTTTCCACTTGTACCAGTGCTTTCTTTCTCTCTTACACTTGCTCTTTAGGATCCAGAGACGGGCATCCTGCGGGCCAGGGTGCGAGCTGAGCAGGTCCTTCTGGGGGATTCCTGGACTCAGAGTCAGTTCCCCCTCTCACCCCTACCCCATCTCTGGCAGTGGTGCTCTCGTGGGCTTTACCGTGCAGTTGGGGGGATAGGAGAAGATGAATGGTGGCTGGAAAGCCATCAGGTGGTAAGTTAAAGGttccagggagagggggagtagcTAGAGAGTAATACCACGAATAAACGTGCAGTTAGTTCACTAATCTCCCTGCAACCCAGGGCTGTTTCTTCAACCCCTCTCCAAACAATTGTCACCCCTCTTGGCTCTGGTTTAATATAAAAAAGATCTCTAATACATAGAGGAAATCCTCCTAGCATaaggctttcccttcccctcaggTTTGGATCTATTCAGTGTTTTGtgtccccactctgcctccctctAGCCCTGAGCTGTCTGCAGGTGTCTCTCATCTGTCATCAGGTGGCTTAACAAGCAGCAGTGAGTCCCCATCATGCAGTGAGTTCCACATGGGCAGTCACAAGTCCCCTTGGAGTCAGTGGGTTGCCTTGCAGGCACAATGCCTAACTGTCTCTGAGCACACTAAGAACTGGGCCTTAGCTCACTGAACACTTCTTGTTAGCCATTTCCCTCCCTGCTAACCAGGTGGTTGTGTAATGGGCCAGCAAGGTTGTCTAACTCATCTcactacttttttttctttctttctctcttccaggTCTCTGGTGTTCCAGAGATACTTCTCTGCCAACTACACAGATGAGGCCATAGCAAAGTAAATATCAGAGGCTGGCAGCACTTCTTGGGAGCAGGCCTCGTTTGAGAGTTTTCAATATATATACTTTCTAACttttttgttctttctctcattttttctttaaacaaggTGACATGGATAAAAGGaagatgcattttttaaaaaaatgttcagtaGTGCAGTATTACTACAAATCTGTTGTtataaaatgtttattaaaaatataacagGAGCTTCCTACAAATGGTGAAGATGAAGTACTTTATTCCACTGATCACAAAATGAAAGCTATTTTTTTGGGGAGttacaaataaaaacaatttatttttttttgcctccTTAGATGTGTCTTGTTCATTATTGAGGGGGAATCAGGGTGGGAAGGAAGCAAAGCTAGAGAACTGCAGAGGACAGTCCCTGCTTCTTTTGTAGCTATGTTGTAACAGTGCGAGTGAGCTTGACAGGTCTCTTAAGGGTGGGCTGCCATTGTGGGATAGCAGTCTGCAACGCTATAAACTGCTAAAAGAGAAACCTCTGATGTTCTCAAGTTAGCTTCAAACAAAAAAATgcatcacattaaaaaaaaaacaactatccAGATATTGTGGTTCATGACTGTGCAGAGATGCTTGTTATTTAAAATGGTCAACACAACAGGTCATGCTGGAGACCTGATCTTGTCATCTTGTGGATGACCAcattattttcaaaacaaaaaataaggaCAGTTATCCCAACGAGTGCACTGGCAGGGAAAGCTCATGGTGGAGTTAAGATCTCCTTGTAAAGGAGACTGGGTGAGAAAAGTGGTGGAGCGTTTGCCTACCCTTCCCTCTCCTACTATAGTAAATTATTCCTCACTGTTTCTTGCTGCACTGTAAATTTGACATCAAAACAAGATATGAAGGAGGGCTGACTTGGGGACCCTCTATACAGAGTGGGGCTGATTGGAAGGCCTTGTGGAAAGATAAGACTAAGTAAAAAGGTGATAGGCCTTCTAGAAAGGAaggctttgaaatgcaagttcGTTCACTCAGCCTGCTGTCATTTTTAGTGCTCACCTAGACAGTAGCTTCTTCGGGTAGCCAGTTTACAGGGGCTGGATAAACCAGGACTAAATATGTTTTGTAAAAGCAATAGGCATATCAGGACAAACCCTGAAACTAGACTTTGCTAGTGTAAGGATAACCAGAGTTTTGGTCTGGACCACGAGGTGTACATGTGCAGggcatttttcttctttcttattCTAGACTTGTGGTCCCAACCCACTGGAATTCTCCATTAGGTTTTCAGAGAGTAAGATTCCTGTAAATTTCAATACACTGCAGCCTCAAAGGGCACCCAGTTCAGCAAATTACTTAAGTACATAGCTAACCTAAAGAACTTGAGTAAGATATTTACTTTAATGGGGCTACTCATGCTTATGCAGCTTGCTGAATCAGGCCCAGGAACGCAGCAGAAAGACATGCAGGGGAGCATAGAGATACATTGCTTCTGTAATCTTTCCAGGCAACAAATCCCTTGGTGTCCAGCAATGAACACACTTTTGTTATCATTTGAAGGGTCAAGAGGCCAACATatataaaaatgacattttgaaacTTAAAACTTGATTTATATTTGATATCACTAGACTTGATACATTTCTTTTCAAAGGCCGTATATACAGTGCTGGCCACAACAGATACATGTGCAAAAACATGGAGGAACGTGCTCCTGCGGTCTCACAACCAGACCCTTTATTCACTTGTGATTGCTGCCATTTTGGCTAGCATCATGATGTGAACCAGGGACAGACAATCAAAAGCAGGAATCACTGCAGCTTGTGCTAAAGAACCATAGTTGGGGCCTCGCATTGTCTGTGGAATTCATAATGCTCACTGACCAGTGGTTACACCTACATGCACGTATGAGTATCTGTTTGCACATGCAGTTTCTCAAATGTGGATGTGCAAATTTCAGTGG of the Gopherus flavomarginatus isolate rGopFla2 chromosome 1, rGopFla2.mat.asm, whole genome shotgun sequence genome contains:
- the LOC127050329 gene encoding protein p13 MTCP-1-like encodes the protein MQAIPSPPDRLWAWCPGVYHDEQGQVWVAVLRKDPETGILRARVRAEQVLLGDSWTQSQFPLSPLPHLWQWCSRGLYRAVGGIGEDEWWLESHQVVSGVPEILLCQLHR